From the Lactuca sativa cultivar Salinas chromosome 9, Lsat_Salinas_v11, whole genome shotgun sequence genome, the window GGGCTAAGCATTCATCATGCTGGGACCCACCCAAGATGGACCCCACTTGTTGGAAATATGACACATATAGATTccctttcttttttatttaaacatgtaaaaataaatatttttaattgaacttatttaaaaaaaatacatttttaagtTATATTTAAGAACATATACTATGAGTTTATACTAAAATAAAAAACAGAATTCCTAAATAAAAATTGATAATAGCTTTAACTAAGGGACCAAAGAGACATGTTATTCACCGTTTGTTTGGTTGTTATTATTTATACATCTTTTACTTATTGTATACCTTTTTTATTTGACAAAAAATGGATACAATAAATAATTTGGGATATATatttagtaaaaaaaattaaaaaaaaattaagatagGGTGAAGCGAAAATGTCAATTGGGACTAAGAGCATCCATAATTATGAGTTCAATGAAAAAGTTGAGTAAGATGATAACTCCATCATTGTGAGATGTCAACTTGGCGTTCAATGAAATCGAAGTTCATTgataattgaacttttcaatggaaaaaaaaaaataaagtttttaattcttaaatatttaCTATAAATTACATTTTGTAACATTATATTGAAATTTATAGATTTCAAAGCATTGTAGgaaaataaattataaagttGTATGAATTGTAGAAAGATAATGTGATAATTTATTGAATTCTATAAAGTTCAATGGATTATGAATACTCTAAAGTAGATACTACAATCACCTAGAAGAAAAATACACCGAAATTATATATGTTTAATTTGCAAATAACAACacaacatattttattacttcaCATTTGAAGTATGCATCGACACAAAACTTTATTGTAGTTATTGATATGGAAATTGAAGTTTAAAAATCATCAGATAAATACTTCAGTTTTTATTAAGGAAGTATAACCCAAGTTAAGAAATCATTAAATGCAACTAATTACAACCAATCCAGGTCATATTCCTTTAAACCAAAACCAATATATATCAAGACTTAATCATATAAAAATGGATTAAAATGAAAGTAAGATGTAAATATTGGTATATCATTTTACATTAATTACTTTAGATAAAgctttttttaaagaaatttaatCATTTTACTCCTACCATATCAAATGTTGACATGTGTCGCTTTTAATTAGacatttaatgaaattaataactatttAATCCACTTGTCAACATTTGATATGGTAGGAGGAAAAGTAGGAACAAatggtaggaggatatttaatttctcttgtaTTAAACCCATAAAAACCTATTACACGGTTAATTTTCCCATTAGTTTGTTCATAATAAATGTTCATAAGTTCTTCACAACTATTAAACATAAATGCATTTTAGCTTAATACAATATATGTAATAAGATGAGATACTATTTGCATGCTTGCTATACAAAATTTATAGAGAGATTGCTGATTCTCATCATCAAATATTCATATTGCAAACGATGATCACAACCAAatgaaattataaaaaataaaactataaGTTTACATAGCAGCAACAGTCTCGGAAGCACCAGATGAAGTGGTAGCAACAGAAGTCTTCGTTGACATCGAGCACTTGTCTTTCTTCTCGTCTAAATTCATTTGTTGTTGTCTACACTCTAAACTGCAAAATGCACTGTCACCTCTGCAAAGATGATGTTTGTATGTAAGTTTATTATTTAGTTTGTAATCAAGAAAAGTTTTTTATATAAGCTTATTTCAGATTTATGAATCCGCCACTGTCTTGATATGTGTGTAGGGTTTCAGAAGTGAATTAATTAACTTCTTTGATGTGTTTGAGAATCATAAAAAGATTCAATAAGTATGAGAGTGTTCTTGATTTCATGATTACTGattatgaaaacaataataatatgGAGGTGTTTATGTAGTAAAAAACTTTggattaatatatatatgtatacctaCCTGTACATGAAGATATCACGGCCGGCGATGAGCTGGCGATTGCAGAGGTGACAAGCTCTCAAGAAATGAGATGTTTGGGTGTAGTCGGCGGAATTACGCCGGTGAATCTTGGAAGTAACGGTGGGTGAGAAGAAACGTGGATCAACCGTACCATCGGTTGATCTCGGTGGATTGATGGTGTTGAAGGGGCTGCTGTGGTGATCATGTGGTGACTGAGAATTGCCACGGCCGCCGTCGATGGTGGTGGTGTGGTTGAGATCTAAGGAGAATTCCGTCATGCTGGTGGTTCTCTTCATCGGAGGCCTTTGTCTCTTACCCAACAACATGGTTGTAGCTAGAGAGAAAGAGGATgggctttagagagagagaagggtggtgatggtggtggtgggagGAGTGAGAGTGGGGGAAGATAATAGAGGGAGCCAGAAAGCATGGAGAGAATCTCGGCCGTTGCTTTTATTTTTAGGATCCTTTACATTATATGGCACAAGTCTACATCATCCAccactttttattttatttatttaataataagaTGGCATTTCAATTTTCAACTATATAATTATAGATTTGTATATATACATACCTATAAATGTACTTATTATGTATGTATAGATGCTTATTTTTGCATTTATATATACGCACATATGCAATAGAGATGTGTATATGAAACAAAATAGACAAGTACGAAAGACTCGTAGAAGTGATATTTGATTCTTATTCtattctattaataataaaaacaagactaaattacaattttggtccctaTAGTAATCTTTTTGAAGATTTAGTCTTGGTTTGGAAATTGGACACCACTAATTTTAATTGTTGGCAAATTCATCTGTTTTGCTCCCTCTCGGTTATTGTCAACAAATTTCTCCTAAGTATTTATGAAGTGAATAAAATGTTctatatttttacttttttttttcttctaaataATAAAACGGCCACCGACATTAAACCAGAGTTCTTTTATCGGCTTCTTCTACTGCCTCATTTGCTTATGCCTCCTCATCGCATGACCCTGCCTCTCAGCCTTCCGCTTTCTCCTTAGCTATTCTCTTATTCAGATCTATTTTTGAGTCAACCGGACTAAGCACCGTCCTCCCCAACTCGAACCCTCTTTTATTCTTGTTTTTTCTCCAGGCTTCTCTGCCGCCAACTCCATGATCGTCGCAACCACCGCTCATATCTTCTAATACAAAGAAACCGTAGCTAACCGTTGTTTCTTCTCTCTTGTTTTTCGAGGAGCAATCTTTATTAGCCGTTATTGTCAGAGCTCTGTCAACAACATTGTCGTTGTCttcatttatgtttatttttccAGTTCAATTGATTTCTCCCGATCAAACAGCGGGAAGATGTTAGTATATTAGAGGGATTTAAGGTTTAGGCCCAAAAGTctttaacattatatatatatatatatatatatatatatatatatatatatatatatatatatgtgtgtgtgtgtgtgtgtgtgtgtgtgtgtgtaatgtTCATTTAAACATCCATCAATAATACCAAAGCAATCTATCGTCTTACGGCTTCTATCTTTTTTTGTTCTAAAACTATTATTTGTAACACCCTGACTCTCAGGTATAAAAATTTAGAGTTTTATTTACATCTTaaagggtctactcgacgagtcggatgcccTGACTCGTGGAATAGGAACGAAATCAGCTGCGTGTTTTAAatggttaactcgacgagtcgcaggaCGCGACTCAACGAGTTAGAGCtggtggatgaaaccctaattttcggtgtattgcaccctatttaaagggtcattagccacCCTTGGCCTCTCTTACAGCCCTCTTGagcccagaaaccctaattcgtgtttactctccatatttgtgtgttttaagcttggAAGGTAGATCTTGTTGCAaggagcttgaagatcaagaagtttGAGGCAAGGAACGTatgtggatctgaagtctaccccagtttagcatcatttgaaggtatcaagtcgttaccttgatctCCTTCTAGCTAGACCCTTCTATATTTGAGTTTTGGGGCCATTTTAGCATGTTGGTGTTTCATTTCGGGTGATgaaccaagatctgaagttgcaacttcagatctaggctcatcTTGGTCCTTATAATCATAAAGTTTCAGCCTTTAGCATGGTAGTGTATTTCCCTTGCCTAGAATCTCTTTTTTAGCTAGGTTTTGGCTCttaagaccttgcatgcacgtaaagtttgcaactttacatgataaacatgccttgggtagcttgatctgcaatatggagcttTGTAGTAGCTTAAAATTGTCTGGATGGAGAAAATGATTGAAGGGACTTGATGAGTTGtatggccaactcgacgagtccgatgaagattgtcgtgcaaggatttctgcatggactcggcaagtcagttgGGTTTTCCCACATTTGGACatgcatgaactcgatgagttgcagggaaactcgacgagtcaatggggGATTTCACGACTCCTTAAGTTCAGgaaggacttgacgagtcggtgaactgcactcaacgagtcgggtcaacatggactattgaccttgacctttgacttggactttgaccaagggttaactGGTTGACTtctggggtattttggtaaattggaaatttataGGAATGGTCCTATGGTAAATATAAGTGGTTGAGTTTGTGGTTGTGGTTCGAGAGTTTGAGATTATCATTTCGATTCTACAGttaagaggtgagttttcctcattatacttaagggtctaaggcaccaaggccgacctttTTGGATTGCTATCCTGATATATTATATGCTCGAGTattgttatga encodes:
- the LOC111921281 gene encoding FCS-Like Zinc finger 5 gives rise to the protein MLLGKRQRPPMKRTTSMTEFSLDLNHTTTIDGGRGNSQSPHDHHSSPFNTINPPRSTDGTVDPRFFSPTVTSKIHRRNSADYTQTSHFLRACHLCNRQLIAGRDIFMYRGDSAFCSLECRQQQMNLDEKKDKCSMSTKTSVATTSSGASETVAAM